The genomic stretch CGCCCAGCCGGTCCAGGCCCACGGCTTTGCCCATGGGGGCCTCGGCTCAGGCTTCCTTCATCCCCTCGCAGGTCTCGACCACCTGCTGCTGTTGATCGGCGTTGGTGCCGCCTCCGCCGCCATCTCCTCGAGCCTGCTGATCTGGGCCCTGGTGGGCGCCGTCGCCGGTGGCCTGTTCGGAGCCATGGGCGGCAGCCTGCCCTTCGGCGAGCTGCTCGCGGCCCTCGCCATCACCGCCGTGGCCGGCTCGATCCTCTGGGCCGAGAGGCAGGGCTCCAGCGCGCGTCTGAGTCTCTGGGGAGGGGTGGTGGCCGCCGCCGTGGCCGTGCACGCCATGCTGCACGGACTGGAAGCGCCCAGCGATCAGACCTCCCTCTCCTGGTGGCTGGGGGCCTTCGTCGGCTCACTGCTGGTGAGCGGCACGACCGTCGTGGTGCTGCGCCGTCTGCCTCGGACCGTCACCACCCGCCTGGCCCTGGCCCTGGCCCTCGGCGGTGGCCTGGTGGCCCTGGCGCCACTGGCCCTGATGCTGCGCTGATTCAGCGATGCCCACCGGGGGACTTGAACCCCCACGACCGAAGCCACTGGTACCTAAAACCAGCGCGTCTACCAATTCCGCCAGGTGGGCGTGAGCCGACTGTATCGAGCGGCTCAGAATGGCCCCACCGCCGCCTCTGCCGCCATGCTCGCCACCCTCGGTGGATCCCTGGCACTCCTTGCCGGTCTGCTGGTGCTGCTGCTGCCCCTGCTGGTGCCCGAGCTCAGCCGCCCCCGGGATTCGGTCTGGGGAGCTCTGGTGCTGATCCTGGGGCTGGTGCTCGTCACCAGCGCCGATAGGCTCAGCGGGGCACCGATGCTGGCCGTACTCTGCGGCGGCCTGCTGATCGGCCGTCTCAGCGTGGAGGTGGGCCTGGGCCGCTGGCGCCAGCTCAGCTGCGACGAGCAGGTGCGCCTCACGGGTGTCGAGCGCTGGCGCACCAGCCTGCAGCAGCTGGCCGCCGCCCTGATGCGGCTGATCAGCCTGGCGGGATCGACACTGGGGGGACTGCTGACCTGGCTGCAGGAGCGGCGTGACGCCAGCGCCAAGGCCCGCGAGACCAGCAAACGCTGGGTTCGCCCGGAGCCCGGAGCCACTGACACGGCTGAGGTGTCAGAAACCGAGACCCCAGAGGAGGCCTCGGAGCCTGAGGAGCCCATCAGCAGCGACGCCAGCGACGAGGAGGTGACCACGGTCGAGTCGTTCGCCGAGATCGAGCAGTTGATCGAGCAGGCCGGAGCAGCGAGCCCCGGCGCGGACCAGGGCGGGAGTTCCCAGGACCAGGCGGAAGCCGAAGCCACACCGGCCAGCGACGGGGCGGCCGGCGGCGGCGAAGAGCCCCCTGGGGAGAGCACAGCGGACCGTGATCACGAGGACACCCCGCTCGAGACCCAGCCGCCAGCGGATCCCACGCCCACGGATGCGGAACCCACACCCACGGATGAGGAGGTGTCACCGGGGAGTCCCTGAGGGCTGGGGTCGATAATTCGCCCTTGCTGCCCCCTACGGCGCCGTGACAGCCAGCCCGGTCTCCTACAAGGACACCCTCAACCTGCTGCAGACGCCCTTCTCGATGCGGGCGAACGCGAAAACCCGTGAACCGGAGCTGCAGGCGTTCTGGGCTGAGCTGGACCTCTACAAGCGGCTCAGCCGCGGCAATCCCGGTGAGGTGTTCACCCTTCACGACGGTCCCCCGTACGCCAACGGCCCCTTGCATGTGGGCCATGCCCTCAACAAGATCCTCAAGGACATCCTCAACAAGTACGCCCTGCTGCGCGGCCGGCGGGCCCGCTTCGTGCCTGGCTGGGATTGCCATGGGCTGCCGATCGAGCTCAAGGTGCTGCAGAGCCTCTCGAGCGCGGAGCGCTCGGCGCTGACCCCGATCGACCTGCGGCGCCGCGCCCACGCCTACGCCCTCGAGCAGGTGGAGCACCAGAAGGCGGGCTTCAGGCGCTGGGGCATCTGGGCCGACTGGGAGCAGCCCTACCTGACCCTGAACAGGGATTACGAGGCCGCCCAGATCGGTGTCTTCGGCCGGATGGTGCTCGCCGGTCACATCTACCGGGGTCTCAAGCCGGTGCACTGGAGCCCCAGCTCCCGCACAGCCCTGGCCGAGGCGGAACTGGAATACCCCGACGGCCACACGTCCCCCAGCATCTACGTGGCCTTTCCGGTGGTGGCCCTGCCGGGTGGTCTGGGCGCCAGGCTCACAGCCCTCGGCCTCACCCGCGCCGAGGCGGCCACCACACCGGCGGCTGGCGATCTGGCGGTGGCGATCTGGACCACCACCCCCTGGACCCTTCCCGCCAACCTGGCGGTGTCGGTGAATGCCTCGCTGGAGTACGCCCTCTGCCGCGTGGGCGATCACGGGACCAACGGCTATCGCACCAGCCGCCACCTGATCGTGGCCGCTTCCCTGGTGGAGAGCCTGCGCAGCACCCTCCAGCTGGAGCTGGAACCCCTGCTCACCCTCAGGGGCTCGGAGCTGGAAGGGGTCGAGTACCGCCACCCCCTCTTCGATCGCACCAGCCCGGTGGTGATCGGCGGC from Synechococcus sp. CBW1107 encodes the following:
- a CDS encoding Ycf66 family protein yields the protein MLATLGGSLALLAGLLVLLLPLLVPELSRPRDSVWGALVLILGLVLVTSADRLSGAPMLAVLCGGLLIGRLSVEVGLGRWRQLSCDEQVRLTGVERWRTSLQQLAAALMRLISLAGSTLGGLLTWLQERRDASAKARETSKRWVRPEPGATDTAEVSETETPEEASEPEEPISSDASDEEVTTVESFAEIEQLIEQAGAASPGADQGGSSQDQAEAEATPASDGAAGGGEEPPGESTADRDHEDTPLETQPPADPTPTDAEPTPTDEEVSPGSP
- a CDS encoding HupE/UreJ family protein, translated to MSRFPSSTLVLYTGLSAVAFALAAQPVQAHGFAHGGLGSGFLHPLAGLDHLLLLIGVGAASAAISSSLLIWALVGAVAGGLFGAMGGSLPFGELLAALAITAVAGSILWAERQGSSARLSLWGGVVAAAVAVHAMLHGLEAPSDQTSLSWWLGAFVGSLLVSGTTVVVLRRLPRTVTTRLALALALGGGLVALAPLALMLR